From one Culex quinquefasciatus strain JHB chromosome 3, VPISU_Cqui_1.0_pri_paternal, whole genome shotgun sequence genomic stretch:
- the LOC6043636 gene encoding probable chitinase 10 yields MKAQILTLIVLAACYCSASDLVCPEQFDPQNPTFLPHADCTKYYVCNWLTPLERSCPEGLHWNPQANYCDYPVQAGCVAGPVVTSTTPAVPTTAKPVERCPEEFNPDHQPNYLPHEDCTKYYICSWGGAAIEQDCPAGLHWSQVNRYCDYPGQVECSAAVSPSTAAPAASSTTPSADCPEVYDQSHQVYFPHVDCTKYYICTYEGAKLEQNCPPGLHWSEVNNYCDHPDRAQCKVAAGGSTQAPTTSSEEVTSEVTTQHPSVECPFGDDQGVPVFLPHESDCTKYYVCDNGRPVQLTCPAGLFWNAIETTCDNPQQSGCVQRLLLRLW; encoded by the exons ATGAAAG CCCAAATACTCACCCTGATCGTCCTGGCGGCGTGCTACTGCTCAGCATCGGACCTCGTCTGCCCGGAGCAGTTTGACCCGCAGAATCCGACCTTCCTCCCGCACGCGGACTGTACCAAGTACTACGTGTGCAACTGGCTGACCCCCCTGGAGCGAAGCTGTCCCGAAGGGCTCCACTGGAACCCGCAGGCCAACTATTGCGACTACCCCGTACAAGCCGGTTGCGTAGCAGGACCGGTCGTCACCTCCACGACTCCAGCAGTCCCGACTACGGCCAAGCCGGTCGAACGGTGTCCCGAGGAGTTCAACCCGGATCACCAACCAAACTACCTGCCCCACGAAGACTGCACCAAGTACTACATCTGCAGCTGGGGAGGCGCCGCCATCGAGCAGGACTGTCCGGCGGGACTTCACTGGAGCCAGGTCAACCGGTACTGCGACTACCCGGGACAGGTTGAATGCAGTGCAGCGGTGAGTCCTTCGACAGCAGCGCCAGCTGCTAGTTCCACCACGCCCAGTGCTGACTGCCCCGAGGTGTACGACCAAAGCCACCAGGTGTACTTCCCCCACGTTGACTGCACAAAGTACTACATCTGCACGTACGAGGGCGCCAAGCTGGAACAAAACTGCCCCCCGGGACTGCATTGGAGCGAGGTGAACAACTACTGTGACCATCCGGATCGTGCCCAGTGTAAGGTTGCGGCGGGAGGCTCCACTCAAGCGCCAACGACTTCTTCCGAAGAAGTGACCTCGGAGGTCACCACCCAGCATCCGTCAGTGGAATGTCCCTTCGGGGACGATCAAGGCGTGCCGGTCTTTCTACCCCACGAAAGTGACTGCACCAAGTACTACGTTTGTGACAATGGGCGTCCAGTTCAGCTGACCTGCCCGGCAGGACTGTTCTGGAACGCGATCGAGACCACGTGCGACAATCCGCAGCAGTCCGGTTGCGTTCAGCGTCTGCTTCTGCGACTCTGGTAG